The Tropicibacter oceani DNA segment CAGCCCGCGCGCGCGGGCAATCTCGATGATGTCGGTCAGGTAATATTCGCCGCTGGCATTGTCATTGCCGACGGCGGCGATCAGGTCGAACAGGATCTCGGCCTTGGCGGCGACAACGCCGGAATTGCAAAGGGTTACGGCGCGTTCCTGATCTGTCGCATCCTTGAATTCGACGATCCGTTCCAGCGCATCGCCATTGGTGATCAGGCGGCCGTAGCGGCCCGGATCGGCGGCATCGAAGCCCAGCACGACGACATCGTGTTGCTTGCGGGCCTCAAGCATCGCGGCAAGGGTATCCTCGCTGATAAAAGGCGTGTCGCCGTAAAGCACGATGGCATCGCCGCCAAAGCCCTGCAGCGCGGGCTGCGCCTGGGCCACGGCATGGGCGGTGCCCAGCTGTTCGGACTGGATCACCACCTGCGCGGCGGGGTCATAATCCAGCGCCGAGGCCTGAACCATATCGGCCTGGTGACCGGCGACGACGACGCAGGCGTCGGGTTCCAGCGAACGCCCGGCGCGCATGGCGTGCCAGAGCATCGGCGCATGGGCAATCTTGTGCAGAACCTTGGGCAGGTCCGATTCCATACGCGTGCCTTTGCCCGCCGCCAGAATGATGAGGGCTGTGCTCATGGCCTCTTTCCCGTTTGTTTTTCTGTCGGCCCCGTTTTATCCGGTTATGGCCGGGGGGCAAGCGGGCATTGCTCACGCTTGATTTCGGCATGTGACAGGGGTGCGCCCCCATATTTAGCAGGAGGGCGGCCGATGCGCTGCGTGATTTTCGATCTGGACGGAACGCTTGCAGATACCAGCGGCGATCTGATTGCCGCCGCCAACCATTGCTTTGAGGCGATGGGACAGGACGTGCGGCTGGATCCGGCGCGCGATGCCGGCATCGCGCTGCGCGGCGGGCGGGCAATGCTGACCGCCGGACTGACGCGGGCCGGACAGCTGAGCGACGATCTGCTGGACCGATGGTATCCCGAGTTGCTGGACGCCTATGGCGCGGCTTTGGATGTGCACACACGGCTGTACCCCGGCGCAATCGAGGCTGTCGAGGCGCTGCGCGCGGGCGGCTATGCGGTCGGGGTTTGCACCAACAAACCCGAGCGGCTGGCCGAGGCCTTGTTGCAAAGTCTTGGGGTGCGCGGGCTGTTCGGGTCGATGATCGGGGCGGATACGCTGCCGACGCGCAAGCCGGACGTGGCGCCCTATTGGGCGGCGGTGGATCGCTGCGGCGGGCGGCGCGAGGCGTCCTTGATCGTCGGGGACAGCGACACCGACCGCAATACCGCCGCGGCGGCCGGGGTGCCCGCGATTCTGGTGACCTTTGCGCCGGGCGGGCAGGCCGTGCGCGATCTGCGCCCCGAAGGGGTGATCGAGCATTTCGACGAGTTGGGCGGCGAGGTTGCGCGCCTGATCGGCTGACGGTGCGCGGGCGCGCGGGCAGGAGCCTCCGGCGGGGATATTTGCAGCAATTGGAAGCGGCGGGGCGGCGCCTGGCCATCGGGCCGGGGCCGGGTTGGCGGTGCGAAGGCGACGCGGGGCTGTCGCGGATGTGGATTGACCCGCGCGCGTGAAACCCGCATGAAATGGCCATGAGCACGCGTTTTACAGGGAATTTCACCCAGCAGGAGCCGATCCCCGAGGAGGGGATCGAGGCCGCCATGGCGGTGCTGCGCCACGGCCGCCTGCACCGCTACAACACCGCCCCCGGCGAGGTGGCGCAGACCGCGCTGCTGGAACAGGAGTTCGCGGATTTTACCGGGGCGAAATACGCGCTGGCGGTGGCCTCGGGGGGCTATGCGCTGGGATGCGCCTTGCGGGCGGTTGGGGTAAAGCCGGGCGACCGGGTGCTGACCAATGCCTTTACCCTGGCACCGGTGCCGGGGGCGATTGCCGCGGTGGGGGCTGTGCCGGTCTTTGTCGGCGTGACCGAGGGGCTGGTGATCGACCTGGATGATCTGGAAGCCAAGGCGGATCAGGCGCGGGTGCTGATGCTGAGCCACATGCGCGGTCATTTGTGCGACATGGACCGGCTGATGGCGATCTGCGACGCCGCCGGGATCACGGTGATCGAGGATTGCGCCCATACCATGGGGGCGACGTGGAACGGCAAGGCTTCGGGGCGGTTTGGCGCGGTGGGCTGTTATTCCACCCAGACCTACAAGCACATCAATTCGGGCGAGGGCGGGTTCCTGGTGACCGATGACGATGAGATCGCCGCCCGCGCGGTGATGTTGTCGGGGTCTTACATGCTGTACGAACGGCATCTGGCCGCGCCGGGGGCTGACGTCTTTGAGGCGGTCAAATATGACACGCCCAACGTGTCGGGCCGCATGGACAACCTGCGCGCGGCGATCTTGCGGCCGCAACTGGCGGCGTTGCCGCAGCAGGTGGTGCGGTGGAACGACCGCTATGGGGTGGTCGAACAGGGGGTTCGCGGCACGCCCGGCGTGACGGTGATCGACCGCGATGCGCGTGCGCGATTTGTCGGATCGTCGATCCAGTTCCTGCTGCTCGATTGGCCGGCTGACAAGGTGCAAGAGGCGCTGC contains these protein-coding regions:
- a CDS encoding HAD-IA family hydrolase codes for the protein MRCVIFDLDGTLADTSGDLIAAANHCFEAMGQDVRLDPARDAGIALRGGRAMLTAGLTRAGQLSDDLLDRWYPELLDAYGAALDVHTRLYPGAIEAVEALRAGGYAVGVCTNKPERLAEALLQSLGVRGLFGSMIGADTLPTRKPDVAPYWAAVDRCGGRREASLIVGDSDTDRNTAAAAGVPAILVTFAPGGQAVRDLRPEGVIEHFDELGGEVARLIG
- a CDS encoding DegT/DnrJ/EryC1/StrS family aminotransferase translates to MSTRFTGNFTQQEPIPEEGIEAAMAVLRHGRLHRYNTAPGEVAQTALLEQEFADFTGAKYALAVASGGYALGCALRAVGVKPGDRVLTNAFTLAPVPGAIAAVGAVPVFVGVTEGLVIDLDDLEAKADQARVLMLSHMRGHLCDMDRLMAICDAAGITVIEDCAHTMGATWNGKASGRFGAVGCYSTQTYKHINSGEGGFLVTDDDEIAARAVMLSGSYMLYERHLAAPGADVFEAVKYDTPNVSGRMDNLRAAILRPQLAALPQQVVRWNDRYGVVEQGVRGTPGVTVIDRDARARFVGSSIQFLLLDWPADKVQEALRRCAARGVELKWFGGAEPVGFTSRYDSWRYAPSQPMPQSDRILRGLIDMRLPLTFSLEDCALIASILRDELGAVFQAA